The following coding sequences lie in one Halorarum halophilum genomic window:
- the pstB gene encoding phosphate ABC transporter ATP-binding protein PstB — MGGLSEREESTPVTESTVIESRHLNVWYNDTQAIRDVSMEIPENQVTAMIGPSGCGKSTFLRCINRMNDLIDAARVEGELLFNGKDVYDEDVDPVALRRRIGMVFQQPNPFPKSIYDNVAYGLRVQDRTDNLDERVERALKRAALWDEVSDQLDESGLELSGGQQQRLCIARAIAADPEVILMDEPASALDPVATSKIEDLIDDLSEEYTVVIVTHNMQQAARISDKTAVFLTGGELVEFGNTNEIFENPESDRVEDYITGKFG, encoded by the coding sequence ATGGGCGGACTCAGCGAGCGCGAGGAGTCCACGCCCGTCACGGAGTCGACGGTCATCGAGAGCCGGCACCTGAACGTCTGGTACAACGACACCCAGGCGATCCGGGACGTCTCGATGGAGATCCCCGAGAACCAGGTGACGGCGATGATCGGGCCGTCGGGCTGCGGGAAGTCGACGTTCCTCCGGTGTATCAACCGGATGAACGACCTCATCGACGCCGCCCGCGTCGAGGGCGAACTGCTGTTCAACGGCAAGGACGTGTACGACGAGGACGTCGACCCGGTGGCGCTCCGACGACGCATCGGGATGGTGTTCCAGCAGCCGAACCCGTTCCCCAAGAGCATCTACGACAACGTCGCGTACGGCCTGCGCGTCCAGGACCGAACGGACAATCTGGACGAGCGCGTCGAGCGGGCGCTGAAGCGGGCGGCGCTGTGGGACGAGGTGTCCGACCAGCTCGACGAGTCGGGGCTCGAACTCTCGGGCGGGCAGCAACAGCGGCTCTGCATCGCCCGGGCCATCGCGGCCGACCCGGAGGTCATCCTGATGGACGAGCCGGCGTCGGCGCTCGACCCGGTGGCGACCTCGAAGATCGAGGACCTCATCGACGATCTCTCGGAGGAGTACACGGTCGTCATCGTCACCCACAACATGCAGCAGGCCGCGCGCATCTCGGACAAGACCGCGGTGTTCCTCACGGGCGGGGAACTCGTGGAGTTCGGCAACACGAACGAGATCTTCGAGAACCCCGAGTCCGACCGCGTCGAGGACTACATCACCGGGAAGTTCGGGTAG
- the pstA gene encoding phosphate ABC transporter permease PstA codes for MTAAESAESRDTEFGSVSQVKGVAFEYLTLAASLVGIVALAVLLGYVSADALGVGPAEPAWFLVFLLTLVVPAIGFVWYAARTPGVADVLERLVVRVIGGAELAVALVVLFIVSDVQFWFLLYTVGVVPAAALVLYGRVADDPRVEFPVPLVVLVVGLLAGYLLKGPVDTFPIDVLIALWMLGVPVASYFGLRWRARAGTVAGVLVGLGILAGATAAGFGLAAVSGLGPEAGFVVALTPGVLVASYAAEVALDEPVGRRGLLFPVVLLVGALLGQAVVTALGLAGPEPWLDAQFLTSAPSRFAEQAGLYPAIIGSVFIISLVAVFSFVFGVGCAVYLEEYAPQSGYGGMATNVVQVNIANLAGVPSVVYGLLGLGIFVNLIGLGFGIVLVAAMTLSLLILPIVIISSQEAIRSVPDSQRQAAYGMGATRWQTVKSVVIPEAVPGILTGSILALGRAIGETAPLIIIGLPTTVFNAPTGLFGKGSAMPMTIYGWAFLPDEAFREGVLAAGVVTLMVILLSINSVAIYVRNNYQRGS; via the coding sequence ATGACAGCCGCCGAATCCGCCGAGTCACGCGACACGGAGTTCGGCTCGGTCAGCCAGGTGAAGGGCGTCGCCTTCGAGTACCTGACGCTCGCCGCCTCGCTCGTCGGCATCGTCGCGCTCGCGGTGCTGCTCGGCTACGTCTCGGCCGACGCGTTGGGCGTGGGGCCGGCCGAACCGGCGTGGTTCCTCGTGTTCCTCCTCACGCTCGTCGTCCCGGCGATCGGGTTCGTCTGGTACGCGGCGCGGACGCCGGGCGTCGCGGACGTGCTCGAGCGGCTCGTCGTCAGGGTCATCGGCGGCGCCGAACTCGCCGTCGCGCTCGTGGTGCTGTTCATCGTCTCCGACGTCCAGTTCTGGTTCCTGCTCTATACGGTCGGGGTCGTCCCCGCCGCCGCTCTCGTCCTCTACGGCCGCGTCGCGGACGACCCGCGGGTCGAATTCCCGGTGCCGCTGGTCGTCCTCGTCGTCGGCCTCCTGGCGGGGTACCTCCTGAAGGGCCCCGTGGACACGTTCCCGATCGACGTCCTCATCGCGCTCTGGATGCTCGGCGTCCCCGTCGCGTCGTACTTCGGCCTGCGCTGGCGGGCGCGCGCCGGCACCGTCGCCGGCGTGCTCGTCGGCCTCGGGATCCTGGCGGGTGCGACCGCCGCAGGGTTCGGGCTCGCCGCCGTGTCCGGGCTCGGCCCCGAAGCCGGCTTCGTGGTCGCGCTCACGCCCGGCGTGCTCGTGGCCTCCTACGCCGCGGAGGTCGCCCTGGACGAACCGGTCGGTCGTCGCGGGCTGCTGTTCCCGGTCGTCCTGCTCGTCGGCGCGCTCCTGGGCCAGGCCGTCGTCACGGCCCTCGGCCTCGCTGGCCCGGAGCCGTGGCTCGACGCGCAGTTCCTCACGAGCGCGCCGTCGCGGTTCGCAGAGCAGGCAGGGCTGTACCCGGCGATCATCGGCTCGGTGTTCATCATCTCGCTCGTCGCGGTGTTCTCGTTCGTCTTCGGGGTCGGCTGCGCGGTGTACCTCGAGGAGTACGCGCCCCAGTCGGGGTACGGCGGGATGGCCACGAACGTCGTGCAGGTGAACATCGCGAACCTCGCGGGGGTCCCGTCGGTCGTGTACGGCCTGCTCGGCCTCGGCATCTTCGTGAACCTCATCGGGCTCGGGTTCGGTATCGTCCTCGTCGCGGCGATGACGCTGTCGCTCCTCATCCTCCCCATCGTCATCATCTCCTCGCAGGAGGCGATCCGTTCCGTGCCCGACTCGCAGCGGCAGGCCGCCTACGGCATGGGCGCGACACGATGGCAGACCGTGAAGTCGGTCGTCATCCCCGAGGCGGTCCCGGGCATCCTGACGGGCTCCATCCTCGCGCTCGGGCGGGCCATCGGGGAGACGGCGCCGCTCATCATCATCGGGCTCCCGACGACGGTGTTCAACGCGCCGACGGGGCTGTTCGGGAAGGGGTCGGCGATGCCGATGACGATCTACGGCTGGGCGTTCCTCCCGGACGAGGCGTTCCGGGAGGGCGTGCTCGCGGCCGGCGTGGTGACCCTGATGGTCATCCTGCTGTCCATCAACTCGGTCGCCATCTACGTGCGGAACAACTACCAGCGGGGCTCCTGA
- the pstC gene encoding phosphate ABC transporter permease subunit PstC encodes MSAEPADLTGGTEARSLRERLVHAAFLLCAIVSVLTTVGIVGALLVDAVGFFTNYSLGRFLGGTNWSPGIHPVSFGVLPLVFGTIVVTITSAAVALPIGVLTAIYLSEYASDRVRTYLKPALEILAGVPTIVYGILALVYLTPFLKATLFPSISTFNVLSASLMVGIMIVPMVASISEDAMNAVPDSLRQAGYGLGATKFEVSTGIVVPAAISGIVSSFILALSRAIGETMIVVVAAGSNARLPSVRYDELLGLSIPYVHPADVFLEPAQPMTSAMVQLASSDITGGSLGYNALFAIGITLFVITLAMNVVSELIVRRYREEYQ; translated from the coding sequence ATGAGTGCTGAACCGGCAGATCTGACCGGGGGAACGGAGGCCCGTTCGCTGCGCGAACGGCTCGTTCACGCCGCGTTCCTCCTGTGCGCGATCGTCTCCGTCCTCACCACCGTCGGGATCGTCGGCGCGCTCCTCGTGGACGCCGTCGGGTTCTTCACGAACTACTCGCTGGGCCGGTTCCTCGGCGGGACGAACTGGAGCCCGGGCATCCACCCGGTCTCGTTCGGGGTCCTCCCGCTCGTGTTCGGCACGATCGTCGTGACGATCACATCGGCCGCCGTCGCGCTGCCGATCGGCGTTCTCACGGCGATCTACCTCAGCGAGTACGCGAGCGACCGGGTTCGAACCTACCTCAAGCCCGCGCTCGAGATCCTCGCGGGCGTCCCGACGATCGTGTACGGTATACTCGCGCTCGTCTACCTCACGCCGTTCCTCAAGGCGACGCTGTTCCCGTCGATCTCGACGTTCAACGTCCTCTCGGCGTCGCTGATGGTCGGCATCATGATCGTGCCGATGGTCGCGTCCATCAGCGAGGACGCGATGAACGCGGTGCCGGACTCGCTCCGCCAGGCCGGCTACGGGCTCGGGGCGACGAAGTTCGAGGTGTCGACCGGCATCGTCGTGCCCGCGGCGATCTCCGGCATCGTGTCGTCGTTCATCCTCGCGCTCTCGCGGGCCATCGGCGAGACGATGATCGTCGTCGTCGCGGCCGGGTCGAACGCCCGGCTCCCGTCGGTGCGCTACGACGAGCTCCTCGGGCTCTCGATCCCGTACGTCCACCCGGCGGACGTGTTCCTCGAACCGGCACAGCCGATGACCTCCGCGATGGTCCAGCTCGCGAGTTCGGACATCACGGGCGGATCGCTCGGCTACAACGCGCTGTTCGCCATCGGCATCACCCTGTTCGTCATCACGCTCGCCATGAACGTCGTCAGCGAACTGATCGTCAGGCGCTACCGGGAGGAGTACCAATGA
- a CDS encoding PstS family phosphate ABC transporter substrate-binding protein, with protein sequence MADKTGPDGLSRRRFIAAAGAAGTVGIAGCTGEDNPDNSFGPGGSGGAEGEGLVGNISLAGSSTVFPIASAVAEEFQRKHAGVDITVQSTGSGGGFANFFCKGRTDFNNASRSIAEEEKRNCSENGVEWHKINVATDALTVIVNNETDFVDHLTVEELRSIWKPDPVETWSEVRDGFPDETIERYGAAETSGTFDYFTEAVVGEEGAHTQAYQATEDDNQIVTGVSGSQYAIGYFGFAFYQGNTDRVKALGIDNGDGPVKPSLETAQSGEYAPLSRPLFTYAAQDSMTKKHIAEFARFYVRQSANRELIAESIGYVPNTDEQMREQLDQLNQFIQQA encoded by the coding sequence ATGGCCGACAAGACCGGTCCCGATGGCCTCTCCCGGCGCCGATTCATCGCGGCGGCCGGGGCGGCCGGGACCGTCGGCATCGCGGGTTGTACCGGCGAAGATAATCCCGATAACTCGTTCGGTCCCGGGGGTTCGGGAGGCGCGGAGGGCGAGGGGCTGGTGGGGAACATCTCGCTCGCCGGTTCCTCGACCGTGTTCCCCATCGCCAGCGCCGTCGCAGAGGAGTTCCAGCGCAAGCACGCGGGCGTGGACATCACCGTCCAGTCGACCGGTTCGGGCGGCGGCTTCGCGAACTTCTTCTGCAAGGGCAGGACCGACTTCAACAACGCCTCCCGTTCCATCGCCGAGGAGGAGAAACGGAACTGCAGCGAGAACGGCGTCGAGTGGCACAAGATCAACGTCGCCACCGACGCGCTGACGGTCATCGTCAACAACGAGACCGACTTCGTCGACCACCTGACCGTCGAGGAACTCCGGAGCATCTGGAAGCCCGACCCGGTCGAGACCTGGTCGGAGGTCCGGGACGGCTTCCCCGACGAGACCATCGAGCGCTACGGCGCCGCCGAGACGTCGGGCACGTTCGACTACTTCACGGAGGCCGTCGTGGGCGAGGAGGGCGCCCACACGCAGGCGTATCAGGCCACCGAGGACGACAACCAGATCGTCACGGGCGTCTCGGGCAGCCAGTACGCCATCGGCTACTTCGGCTTCGCGTTCTACCAGGGCAACACCGATCGGGTGAAGGCGCTCGGCATCGACAACGGCGACGGGCCGGTGAAGCCCTCGCTCGAAACCGCTCAGAGCGGCGAGTACGCGCCGCTCTCGCGCCCGCTGTTCACCTACGCCGCCCAGGACTCGATGACGAAAAAGCACATCGCCGAGTTCGCACGCTTCTACGTGAGACAGAGCGCGAACCGCGAACTCATCGCCGAGAGCATCGGCTACGTGCCCAACACGGACGAGCAGATGCGGGAACAGCTCGACCAGCTCAACCAGTTCATCCAGCAGGCCTGA
- a CDS encoding phosphate signaling complex PhoU family protein: protein MVETRKVQVTGGSTYTVSIPKDWATENDVSAGSTVEFYPEEDSLFLTPQTDEERTEGTLDIADLEGDELTRAVMTMYVSGFDIIALETSRISNDQRRTIRDSTQSLVGLEVLEETRDRVVIRDLLDSSELSIHNAVTRMRLIALSMLEDAVAALAEGDEDMAKDVIQRDDDVDRLHMVVSRIFRSTLRTPKAAEELGVGRETCFDYHASARQLERVGDHATKIAHLTLQLHEEGDVEVPAEVIEALEELEADARDVVDRAMDALFADENAEAARLANDARGSVLDIDERARSIDELLRDQEPARAQLLGLIVDSVSRSADYGGNIAETALQKAAPTP from the coding sequence ATGGTCGAAACACGGAAGGTGCAGGTGACGGGCGGCTCCACGTACACCGTGTCGATCCCCAAGGACTGGGCGACCGAGAACGACGTGAGCGCCGGCAGCACCGTGGAGTTCTACCCGGAGGAGGACTCGCTGTTCCTCACCCCACAGACGGACGAGGAGCGCACGGAGGGGACGCTCGACATCGCCGACCTCGAGGGCGACGAACTCACGCGGGCGGTGATGACGATGTACGTCTCCGGGTTCGACATCATCGCGCTAGAGACCTCGCGCATCTCGAACGACCAGCGCCGGACCATCCGCGACTCCACCCAGAGCCTCGTCGGCCTCGAGGTGCTGGAGGAGACGCGCGACCGCGTCGTCATCCGCGACCTGCTCGACTCCTCGGAGCTGTCGATCCACAACGCCGTCACCCGGATGCGGCTCATCGCGCTCTCGATGCTGGAGGACGCCGTCGCCGCCCTCGCCGAGGGCGACGAGGACATGGCGAAGGACGTCATCCAGCGCGACGACGACGTGGACCGGCTCCACATGGTCGTCTCCCGCATCTTCCGCTCGACCCTCCGCACCCCGAAGGCCGCCGAGGAGCTGGGGGTCGGCCGCGAGACCTGCTTCGACTACCACGCGAGCGCCCGACAGCTCGAACGGGTCGGCGACCACGCCACGAAGATCGCCCACCTGACGCTCCAGCTCCACGAGGAGGGGGACGTCGAGGTCCCCGCCGAGGTCATCGAGGCCCTCGAGGAACTCGAAGCCGACGCCCGCGACGTGGTCGACCGCGCGATGGACGCGCTGTTCGCCGACGAGAACGCCGAGGCCGCGCGGCTCGCGAACGACGCCCGGGGCTCCGTCCTCGACATCGACGAGCGCGCGCGCAGCATCGACGAACTCCTCCGGGACCAGGAGCCGGCGCGGGCGCAGTTGCTCGGGCTCATCGTGGACTCGGTGTCGCGCTCGGCCGACTACGGCGGGAACATCGCCGAGACCGCGCTCCAGAAGGCGGCGCCGACGCCGTAG
- a CDS encoding adenylosuccinate synthase, producing MTVTIVGSQLGDEGKGGAVDLFGEPADVVVRYQGGDNAGHTVVFGDSEYKLSLLPSGVVRGTVGVLGNGCVVNPETLFDELDALRERGLDPDVRVAERAHVILPYHRRLDGIEEEARDDDAVGTTGRGIGPAYEDKAGRRGVRVGDLLDPDVLRDRLEYVVPWNRALVEDVFGLEAGEECDVDHLHDVYGGYGERLREENATVDCGTYLQRRIDAGDEVMLEGAQGTLIDVDHGTYPYVTSSNPTVGAACTGSGLGPGVVGRGEVVGVVKAYLTRVGNGPMPTELGGVEGQTPGYADGSDVDEAEEEVATYIRDEGGEYGTVTGRPRRVGWLDVPMLRHAARANGFTGIVVGHVDVLAGLDEVLVGHSYDVEGEESTTVPTTAAGWDRCTVDYRRFDGWPDVDWDTVAREGYEAIPGNARTYLEYVSAELDAPIYAVGVGPGREDTVVLEDPSE from the coding sequence ATGACCGTCACCATCGTCGGGTCCCAGCTCGGCGACGAAGGCAAGGGCGGCGCCGTCGACCTGTTCGGCGAGCCCGCCGACGTCGTCGTCCGGTACCAGGGCGGCGACAACGCCGGCCACACAGTCGTGTTCGGGGACAGCGAGTACAAGCTCTCGCTCCTCCCGTCGGGCGTCGTCCGCGGGACCGTCGGCGTACTCGGCAACGGCTGCGTCGTCAACCCGGAGACGCTGTTCGACGAACTGGACGCGCTTCGCGAGCGCGGGCTCGACCCCGACGTCCGCGTCGCCGAACGCGCGCACGTCATCCTCCCGTACCACCGTCGGCTCGACGGCATCGAGGAGGAGGCCCGTGACGACGACGCGGTGGGCACGACCGGTCGCGGCATCGGCCCGGCCTACGAGGACAAGGCGGGCCGACGCGGCGTCCGCGTCGGCGACCTCCTCGACCCCGACGTGCTTCGCGACCGGCTGGAGTACGTCGTCCCCTGGAATCGGGCCCTCGTCGAGGACGTGTTCGGCCTCGAGGCGGGTGAAGAGTGCGACGTCGACCACCTCCACGACGTCTACGGCGGCTACGGCGAGCGACTCCGGGAGGAGAACGCGACCGTCGACTGCGGCACCTACCTCCAGCGACGGATCGACGCCGGCGACGAGGTGATGCTCGAGGGCGCGCAGGGGACGCTGATCGACGTCGACCACGGCACCTACCCCTACGTCACCTCCTCGAACCCGACGGTCGGCGCAGCCTGCACGGGAAGCGGACTCGGTCCCGGCGTCGTCGGCCGGGGCGAGGTCGTCGGCGTCGTGAAGGCGTACCTCACGCGCGTCGGGAACGGCCCGATGCCGACCGAACTCGGCGGGGTCGAGGGGCAGACGCCCGGCTACGCCGACGGTTCGGACGTCGACGAGGCGGAGGAGGAGGTCGCGACGTACATCCGCGACGAGGGCGGCGAGTACGGCACCGTCACCGGCCGACCGCGCCGCGTCGGGTGGCTCGACGTGCCGATGCTCCGGCACGCCGCCCGCGCGAACGGTTTCACCGGCATCGTGGTCGGCCACGTCGACGTGCTCGCCGGCCTCGACGAGGTGCTCGTGGGCCACAGCTACGACGTCGAGGGCGAGGAGTCGACGACCGTCCCGACGACGGCCGCCGGTTGGGACCGCTGTACGGTCGACTACCGGCGATTCGACGGCTGGCCCGACGTCGACTGGGACACCGTCGCCCGCGAGGGCTACGAGGCGATTCCCGGGAACGCCCGCACCTACCTCGAGTACGTCTCGGCGGAACTCGACGCGCCGATCTACGCCGTGGGCGTCGGACCCGGACGGGAGGACACCGTCGTCCTGGAGGACCCGTCCGAGTGA
- a CDS encoding molybdopterin biosynthesis protein, which translates to MSDDGPERKEFRDLATPDAAREAIASLDLEPEPERVPLAEARGRVLAERIDAALDVPGFDRASMDGYAVRARDTFGADEADPATLELVGEVHAGVEPELAVEPGTCAEISTGAVMPDGADAVVMVERTSQSGDVVEIRTSVAPGDHVMFAGADIAAGARALGPGTELTPREIGLLSALGADEVPVRGRPTVGVISTGDELVRPGEDLHSERGQIYDVNSYTVAAGVEEAGGEARLYPHAGDDYDEMERLLVEASEECDLVLSSGSTSASAVDVIYRVIEERGDLLLHGVAVKPGKPMLVGRVGESAYVGLPGYPVSALTIFRTFVAPAIREAAGKPEPRTATVEGNMAVRERYAEGRMRLMPAGLVDDAERNTLVYPVDKGSGATTSLVEADGVVVVGPDTDYLAEGERVEVQLFSPEVRPPSAFGAGEDDPALSRLLDRLERPRYLPVGSREGLRRLRDGVPDFAVTAGSAAREVDAVDLGGWTREWGLVVPADDPEGIEGVADLVDRDLRFVNRDANSGLRTSLGEVVADLAAERGVERRELVESIDGFDRSVRAHESPARRVLAGDADAGLGLRATAEKLGTGFVPLGEQEVRVRANPDRVGKPGVAELRERVGELDDVLEGLAGYGAT; encoded by the coding sequence ATGAGCGACGACGGCCCGGAGCGCAAGGAGTTCCGCGACCTCGCCACCCCCGACGCGGCCCGCGAGGCAATCGCGTCGCTTGACCTCGAACCGGAACCCGAGCGCGTCCCGCTCGCAGAAGCGCGGGGACGTGTGCTCGCCGAACGGATCGACGCCGCACTCGACGTGCCGGGGTTCGACCGGGCGTCGATGGACGGCTACGCGGTCCGGGCGCGGGACACCTTCGGCGCCGACGAGGCCGACCCCGCGACGCTCGAACTCGTCGGGGAGGTCCACGCCGGGGTCGAACCCGAACTCGCGGTCGAACCGGGGACGTGCGCGGAGATCTCCACGGGCGCGGTGATGCCCGACGGCGCCGACGCCGTGGTGATGGTCGAGCGGACGAGCCAGTCGGGCGACGTCGTCGAGATCCGCACCTCCGTCGCCCCGGGCGACCACGTGATGTTCGCGGGCGCGGACATCGCCGCCGGCGCGCGGGCGCTCGGCCCGGGGACCGAACTGACGCCCCGCGAGATCGGCCTGCTCTCGGCGCTCGGGGCCGACGAGGTCCCCGTCCGGGGGAGGCCGACGGTGGGCGTCATCTCCACCGGCGACGAACTCGTCCGTCCCGGCGAGGACCTGCATAGCGAGCGCGGGCAGATATACGACGTGAACAGCTACACCGTCGCGGCCGGCGTCGAGGAGGCGGGCGGCGAGGCGCGCCTCTACCCCCACGCGGGCGACGACTACGACGAGATGGAGCGCCTGCTCGTCGAGGCCAGCGAGGAGTGCGACCTGGTGCTCTCCTCGGGCTCGACATCCGCCTCGGCGGTGGACGTCATCTACCGCGTCATCGAGGAGCGCGGCGACCTGCTCCTCCACGGCGTCGCGGTGAAGCCCGGCAAGCCGATGCTCGTCGGCCGGGTCGGGGAGTCGGCCTACGTCGGCCTCCCGGGCTACCCGGTGTCGGCGCTCACCATCTTCCGGACGTTCGTCGCGCCCGCGATCCGCGAGGCGGCCGGGAAGCCAGAGCCGCGGACCGCGACCGTCGAGGGGAACATGGCCGTCCGCGAGCGATACGCGGAGGGACGGATGCGGCTGATGCCCGCCGGGCTGGTGGACGACGCCGAGAGAAACACGCTCGTTTACCCGGTCGACAAGGGGTCGGGCGCGACGACGAGCCTCGTGGAGGCCGACGGCGTCGTCGTCGTCGGTCCCGACACGGACTACCTCGCGGAGGGCGAGCGGGTGGAGGTACAGCTGTTCTCCCCGGAGGTCAGGCCGCCGTCGGCGTTCGGCGCCGGCGAGGACGACCCGGCGCTCTCGCGCCTGCTCGACCGGCTGGAGCGCCCGCGCTACCTCCCGGTCGGGAGCCGGGAGGGGCTTCGACGGCTCCGCGACGGCGTGCCCGACTTCGCCGTGACGGCGGGGTCGGCAGCGCGGGAGGTGGACGCCGTGGACCTCGGCGGCTGGACGCGCGAGTGGGGCCTCGTCGTCCCCGCGGACGACCCCGAGGGGATCGAGGGGGTCGCGGACCTCGTCGACCGCGACCTCCGGTTCGTCAACCGGGACGCGAACTCGGGGCTCCGCACGAGTCTGGGAGAGGTCGTCGCCGACCTGGCGGCCGAACGCGGCGTCGAGCGCCGCGAACTGGTCGAGTCCATCGACGGCTTCGACCGCTCCGTCCGCGCCCACGAGTCGCCCGCCCGTCGGGTGCTCGCGGGCGACGCGGACGCGGGACTGGGCCTGCGCGCGACCGCGGAGAAACTCGGGACGGGGTTCGTCCCGCTCGGGGAGCAGGAGGTCCGGGTTCGCGCGAACCCGGACCGCGTCGGGAAGCCCGGGGTGGCGGAACTCCGCGAGCGGGTCGGCGAACTGGACGACGTGCTCGAGGGGCTGGCCGGCTACGGCGCGACGTAG
- a CDS encoding molybdopterin molybdotransferase MoeA codes for MSHDRTSAGFKDRTRVADARERLLTHASRHGRTERIPLVEADGRAVAGPLTAPNPVPGYDRAAMDGYAVRAADTFGASGRSPAVLFAGEDEVGPEEAVRVHTGSELPAGADAVVMVEETEDLGREVEVFDAVAEGENVGPTGEDVAQGHTLYEPPHRLRPSDLGLLKSVGLADVEVFERPRVSVVPTGEELVQADPDPGEVIETNGLTVSRLAERWGADATYREIVTDDEDALAAAIERDLDHDVVVTTGGSSVGERDLVPEVVADLGEVLVHGVALKPGHPVALGVAEGTPVLMLPGYPVACIVNAVQFLRPVLKEIGGLPADPHPTRRATLTRKLSSEPGTRTFARVRLAEGKDGLAAEPTRASGSGVLSSVALADGWAVVPESREGIDAGETIDVELWEVDE; via the coding sequence ATGAGTCACGATCGCACGAGCGCCGGGTTCAAGGACCGGACTCGGGTTGCGGACGCCCGCGAGCGCCTGCTCACGCACGCCTCGCGTCACGGCCGGACGGAGCGGATCCCCCTCGTCGAGGCCGACGGGCGCGCCGTCGCCGGGCCGCTGACGGCGCCGAACCCGGTGCCGGGGTACGACCGCGCCGCGATGGACGGCTACGCCGTCCGAGCGGCCGACACCTTCGGCGCGTCCGGCCGCTCGCCGGCCGTCCTGTTCGCCGGCGAAGACGAGGTCGGACCGGAGGAGGCGGTCCGGGTCCACACCGGGAGCGAACTCCCCGCGGGCGCCGACGCCGTCGTCATGGTCGAGGAGACCGAGGACCTGGGGCGCGAGGTGGAGGTGTTCGACGCCGTCGCCGAGGGCGAGAACGTCGGCCCGACCGGCGAGGACGTCGCCCAGGGACATACGCTGTACGAGCCGCCACACCGGCTCCGCCCCTCGGACCTGGGGCTGCTGAAGTCCGTCGGCCTGGCCGACGTGGAGGTGTTCGAGCGCCCCCGCGTCTCCGTCGTTCCGACCGGCGAGGAGCTGGTGCAGGCCGACCCCGACCCCGGCGAGGTCATCGAGACGAACGGCCTGACGGTCTCCCGGCTGGCCGAGCGCTGGGGCGCGGACGCGACGTACCGGGAGATCGTCACGGACGACGAGGATGCCCTCGCCGCTGCGATCGAGCGCGACCTCGACCACGACGTCGTCGTCACCACCGGCGGCTCCTCGGTCGGCGAACGGGACCTCGTCCCGGAGGTCGTCGCTGACCTCGGCGAGGTGCTGGTCCACGGCGTCGCCCTCAAGCCCGGCCACCCGGTCGCGCTCGGGGTCGCGGAGGGGACGCCGGTCCTGATGCTCCCCGGCTACCCGGTCGCCTGCATCGTCAACGCGGTCCAGTTCCTCCGACCCGTGCTGAAGGAGATCGGCGGGCTCCCCGCCGACCCGCACCCGACCCGCCGGGCGACGCTGACGCGGAAGCTCTCCTCGGAGCCGGGGACCCGGACGTTCGCGCGGGTTCGACTCGCGGAGGGGAAGGACGGACTCGCAGCCGAGCCGACCCGCGCGTCCGGGTCGGGCGTGCTCTCGTCGGTCGCGCTCGCCGACGGTTGGGCGGTGGTGCCCGAATCCCGGGAGGGGATCGACGCCGGCGAGACGATCGACGTGGAGCTGTGGGAGGTGGACGAATGA
- a CDS encoding Hsp20/alpha crystallin family protein — MSTLREALRELPAAVFADLLESDDEYLLVIDLPGATAETTEVTFEGGRLDVEARREKDVPADFEYVEEERRLFLDADLPLPPDATDEEANASMDRGVLEVRLPKRTATADRTIPVTDA; from the coding sequence ATGTCGACACTGCGCGAGGCGCTCCGGGAACTCCCTGCTGCGGTGTTCGCCGACCTGCTGGAGAGCGACGACGAGTACCTCCTCGTGATCGACCTCCCCGGCGCCACCGCCGAGACGACCGAGGTGACCTTCGAGGGTGGCCGCCTCGACGTCGAGGCACGGCGCGAGAAGGACGTGCCCGCCGACTTCGAGTACGTCGAGGAGGAACGGCGCCTCTTCCTCGACGCCGACCTCCCGCTCCCGCCGGACGCGACCGACGAGGAGGCGAACGCGTCGATGGACAGGGGGGTCCTGGAGGTCCGCCTGCCCAAGCGGACCGCCACCGCGGACCGAACCATCCCCGTCACGGACGCGTAG